A genomic segment from Nicotiana tabacum cultivar K326 chromosome 9, ASM71507v2, whole genome shotgun sequence encodes:
- the LOC107786373 gene encoding uncharacterized protein LOC107786373, whose protein sequence is MEGSLYPNRPILPVQSTKPTPLPPNQRLKLNPTTISPLPPLKQQQQQQPPSSSTSFPLDSLLQQLLHVSSSTPPRTIKFSRIGNTHLSSLPISLENQENDDTLLENMRVTVPKLESFGEDDDGSLDFLPLNCKLMIDSILERPLCNLSAFFDSVKFELLEVDLMSLLKGLDVLGKWDSAILLFEWVVLNLHVENDKLDSQVIEFMVKVLGRENQHLVTSKLFDVIPFEDYSLDVRAWTTVLHAYSRIGMYDKAIALFEYVKEKGLSPTLVTYNVMLDVYGKKGRSWNNILVLLDEMRSNGLEFDEFTCSTVIAACGREGLLEEAKEFFDGLKKKGYVPGTVAYNALLQVFGKAGIYSEALSVLKEMEENNCPPDSVTYNELVAAYVRAGFLEEGAALIGTMSQKGVMPNAITYTTVIDAYGKAGKEDQALSFFKQMKQSGCVPNVCTYNAILGMLGKKSRVEEMMDMISDMKLNGCAPNRITWNTMLAMCGNRGMQKYVNRVFHEMKSCGFEPDRDTFNTLIRAYGRCDSDFNAAKMYDEMIEAGFTPCVTTYNALLNALARRGDWRAAESVFSDMKSKGFKPSETTYSLMLHCYSKGGNVRGVERIAKEIYDGHIFPSWMLLRTLILANFKCRSLMGMERAFQELQKNGYRPDLVIFNSMLSIFARNKMYDRAHEMLHLIRENGLQPDLVTYNSLMDMYARAGECWKAEELLNRLQKTVGKPDLVSYNTVIKAFCRQGRMEEAVRIFSQMTEKGIRPCIVTYNTFVAGFAARGMFSEVNELISYMIQHECRPNELTYKTIVDGYCKAKRYQEAMDFVLNIREKDTTFDEESLQRFASRVRGNVES, encoded by the coding sequence ATGGAAGGTTCTCTTTACCCAAATAGGCCAATCTTGCCAGTCCAATCCACAAAGCCAACACCTTTACCTCCAAACCAGCGCCTCAAATTGAATCCCACCACCATTTCCCCCCTCCCACCTCtcaaacaacagcaacaacaacagcccccTTCCTCTTCTACTTCTTTCCCTCTTGATTCTCTTCTCCAACAGCTCCTTCATGTTTCCTCTTCAACTCCTCCAAGAACTATTAAGTTTTCAAGAATTGGAAATACCCATTTGTCTTCTCTTCCTATTTCTTTGGAAAATCAAGAAAATGATGATACCCTTTTGGAGAATATGAGGGTTACTGTTCCAAAGTTGGAATCTTTTGGGGAGGATGATGATGGTTCGCTTGATTTTCTCCCTCTCAACTGTAAGTTAATGATTGATTCAATTCTTGAACGCCCTCTCTGTAATTTGAGCGCATTCTTTGATTCTGTGAAATTTGAGTTGCTTGAAGTTGATTTGATGAGTCTTTTAAAGGGGTTAGATGTTTTAGGCAAATGGGATAGTGCCATTCTGTTGTTTGAATGGGTTGTCTTGAACTTACATGTTGAAAATGACAAGCTAGATAGTCAAGTTATTGAATTTATGGTGAAGGTTTTGGGTAGGGAAAATCAGCATTTGGTGACTTCAAAACTGTTTGATGTTATTCCGTTTGAGGATTACTCGCTTGATGTTCGAGCGTGGACGACTGTTCTACATGCTTATTCGCGTATTGGGATGTATGACAAGGCAATTGCATTGTTTGAATATGTGAAGGAGAAAGGTTTATCTCCCACCTTGGTTACTTACAATGTTATGTTAGATGTTTATGGTAAAAAGGGTAGGTCTTGGAACAATATTTTAGTGCTTTTAGATGAAATGAGGAGTAATGGACTTGAATTTGACGAGTTCACTTGTAGCACGGTGATAGCTGCTTGTGGAAGGGAAGGGTTGTTGGAGGAAGCAAAAGAGTTTTTTGATGGGTTGAAGAAAAAGGGTTATGTTCCGGGAACGGTTGCTTACAATGCTTTACTCCAAGTGTTTGGTAAGGCTGGAATTTACTCAGAGGCTTTGAGCGTACTGAAAGAAATGGAGGAGAATAATTGCCCTCCTGATTCGGTGACCTATAACGAGCTGGTGGCAGCTTATGTGAGAGCTGGCTTCCTCGAAGAGGGAGCTGCTCTTATAGGCACAATGTCACAAAAGGGTGTAATGCCAAATGCTATTACTTATACTACAGTGATAGATGCCTATGGTAAGGCAGGGAAGGAGGACCAGGCCTTGAGCTTTTTCAAGCAAATGAAACAATCAGGTTGTGTTCCTAATGTTTGTACATATAATGCAATCCTTGGGATGCTGGGAAAGAAATCTCGAGTAGAAGAGATGATGGATATGATATCTGATATGAAATTAAATGGCTGTGCCCCAAACCGAATTACTTGGAACACAATGCTTGCAATGTGTGGAAATAGGGGAATGCAAAAATATGTAAATCGTGTTTTCCATGAGATGAAAAGCTGCGGTTTCGAGCCTGATAGAGACACATTTAATACTTTGATCCGTGCTTATGGCAGGTGTGATTCTGATTTTAATGCTGCAAAGATGTATGATGAGATGATTGAAGCAGGATTTACTCCATGTGTCACAACATACAACGCGCTTCTTAATGCCCTTGCTCGTCGAGGTGATTGGAGAGCAGCTGAATCTGTTTTCTCAGACATGAAAAGTAAAGGCTTTAAGCCCAGTGAAACTACTTACTCTTTGATGCTCCATTGCTATTCCAAGGGAGGGAACGTGAGAGGTGTGGAGAGAATCGCAAAGGAAATTTATGATGGTCATATCTTTCCTAGTTGGATGCTTTTGAGAACCCTCATTCTTGCAAATTTCAAGTGTAGATCTCTCATGGGTATGGAGAGAGCATTTCAGGAATTACAGAAAAATGGATACAGGCCAGATTTGGTCATATTTAACTCCATGCTTTCCATATTTGCAAGGAACAAGATGTATGACCGTGCTCACGAGATGCTGCATTTAATTAGGGAGAATGGTCTGCAACCAGATCTTGTTACATATAATAGTTTAATGGATATGTATGCTAGAGCCGGTGAATGTTGGAAAGCTGAGGAACTCCTTAATCGACTGCAGAAGACTGTAGGAAAGCCAGACCTTGTATCATATAACACTGTCATTAAAGCATTCTGCAGACAAGGTCGTATGGAGGAGGCCGTAAGAATTTTCTCCCAGATGACAGAAAAGGGAATTCGACCATGCATTGTTACATATAATACATTTGTTGCTGGATTTGCAGCTCGAGGAATGTTCTCCGAGGTAAATGAATTGATCAGTTATATGATCCAGCACGAGTGCAGACCAAATGAGCTAACATATAAGACTATTGTTGATGGTTACTGTAAAGCAAAAAGATACCAAGAAGCTATGGACTTTGTGTTGAATATTAGGGAAAAAGATACCACTTTTGATGAAGAATCTTTACAAAGATTTGCTTCTCGAGTTAGGGGAAATGTGGAGTCATGA